In uncultured Ilyobacter sp., a genomic segment contains:
- the rpsK gene encoding 30S ribosomal protein S11, with amino-acid sequence MAKKRVAKIKKKLKNIPNGIAHIHSNFNNTIVTITDTEGKVITWKSGGTSGFKGTKKSTPFAAQIAAEQAANVAIENGMKKVEVKTKGPGSGREACIRSMQAAGLEVTKISDVTPVPHNGCRPPKRRRV; translated from the coding sequence TTGGCTAAGAAAAGAGTAGCTAAAATCAAGAAAAAATTAAAAAATATTCCTAACGGAATAGCTCATATACACTCAAACTTCAACAATACTATTGTTACCATTACTGACACTGAAGGAAAAGTAATTACTTGGAAATCAGGTGGAACATCAGGATTTAAGGGGACTAAAAAATCAACTCCATTTGCTGCACAAATTGCAGCAGAGCAAGCTGCAAATGTAGCTATTGAAAATGGAATGAAAAAGGTCGAAGTAAAAACGAAAGGTCCTGGTTCAGGAAGAGAAGCTTGTATAAGATCAATGCAGGCTGCGGGATTAGAGGTTACTAAAATTTCTGACGTAACTCCAGTTCCACACAACGGTTGCAGACCACCTAAAAGAAGAAGAGTGTAG
- a CDS encoding adenylate kinase, with product MNIMLFGAPGAGKGTQAKFLIEKYGIPQISTGDILRSAIADGTKMGLEAKKYMDDGKLVPDSTIIGIIRDRLAKEDCKKGFILDGFPRTLAQAEALEELMKEMNISLDKVISLNVPDEMIVGRITGRRVCKSCGASFHVEFNPSKEEGKCDFCGGELITRKDDTAETVEKRLGEYHSQTAPLFDFYKEKGVLAELDGTKDVAEVTEDIISILG from the coding sequence ATGAACATAATGTTATTTGGTGCTCCAGGAGCAGGGAAAGGGACCCAGGCTAAGTTTTTAATCGAAAAATACGGAATCCCTCAAATTTCAACTGGAGATATACTGAGATCTGCTATTGCAGATGGAACAAAAATGGGACTAGAAGCAAAAAAATACATGGATGATGGAAAACTTGTTCCAGACTCAACAATCATAGGAATAATAAGAGACAGACTTGCAAAAGAAGACTGTAAAAAAGGATTTATTCTTGACGGTTTTCCTAGAACTCTTGCCCAGGCAGAAGCCCTAGAAGAACTAATGAAAGAGATGAATATATCTTTAGATAAGGTAATATCGTTAAATGTACCTGATGAGATGATAGTAGGAAGAATAACAGGTAGAAGAGTATGCAAAAGCTGCGGGGCATCTTTCCACGTGGAATTTAATCCTTCTAAAGAAGAGGGGAAATGCGACTTCTGCGGAGGAGAACTAATAACTAGAAAAGACGACACTGCAGAGACAGTGGAAAAAAGACTAGGAGAATATCACTCACAAACTGCTCCTCTTTTTGACTTCTACAAGGAAAAAGGTGTCCTTGCAGAACTTGACGGTACAAAAGATGTAGCTGAGGTAACTGAGGATATAATTTCCATCCTTGGGTAA
- the hydE gene encoding [FeFe] hydrogenase H-cluster radical SAM maturase HydE: MKTSEILNKEKLNREDLLYLMNIEDPEELNLIFEKAYEIKEREIGKKVFYRGLIEFSNNCIKDCSYCGIRRSSSSVERFFMDKKDILESAKWIYENDYGSLVLQSGERQDEKFTVFVEEVIREIKKLSGGKLGITLSLGEQSRETYKRWFDAGAHRYLLRIETSNEELYKKIHPQDDKHKFENRIMCLKELRDIGYQVGTGVMIGLPGQSNEDLVEDILFYEKIDVDMIGMGPYIISDETPMGEAYREMVMPKEKRVSLGLKMIALSRIYLKDINIAATTALQGLDPLGREKGLKAGANVLMPITTKDEYRAKYQLYNDKPCIDDTAEQCKGCLAGRVKSVGDEIAYGEWGDSPHFFKRKNR; the protein is encoded by the coding sequence ATGAAAACTTCTGAGATTTTAAATAAGGAAAAACTCAATAGAGAAGATCTTTTGTATCTAATGAATATAGAGGATCCTGAAGAACTTAATCTTATATTTGAGAAGGCCTATGAAATAAAAGAAAGAGAGATTGGGAAAAAAGTTTTCTATAGGGGGCTTATAGAGTTTAGCAACAACTGTATAAAAGACTGCAGTTACTGTGGGATAAGAAGAAGTAGCAGCAGTGTAGAGCGGTTTTTTATGGACAAAAAAGATATACTAGAAAGTGCTAAATGGATATATGAAAATGATTATGGTTCACTGGTCCTTCAGTCTGGAGAAAGACAAGATGAAAAGTTCACAGTATTTGTAGAAGAGGTTATCAGAGAGATAAAAAAACTTTCAGGAGGAAAACTGGGAATAACCCTTTCCCTGGGGGAGCAGAGCAGAGAAACCTATAAAAGATGGTTTGATGCCGGAGCACATAGATATTTGCTTAGAATTGAAACAAGCAATGAAGAACTGTATAAAAAAATCCATCCTCAAGATGATAAACATAAATTTGAAAATAGAATTATGTGTCTAAAGGAACTACGTGATATAGGTTACCAAGTGGGGACAGGGGTGATGATAGGACTTCCTGGGCAAAGCAATGAGGACTTGGTGGAAGATATACTTTTCTACGAAAAGATAGATGTTGATATGATAGGGATGGGACCCTATATAATTTCTGATGAAACTCCAATGGGAGAAGCTTACAGAGAAATGGTCATGCCTAAAGAGAAACGAGTCTCACTTGGGCTAAAAATGATAGCTCTTTCTAGAATATACTTAAAAGATATCAATATAGCTGCCACAACGGCACTCCAAGGTTTAGACCCCCTAGGTAGGGAAAAAGGCTTAAAGGCAGGAGCAAATGTTCTGATGCCAATAACCACAAAAGACGAGTACAGGGCAAAATACCAACTATATAATGATAAGCCGTGTATTGATGACACAGCAGAGCAGTGTAAAGGGTGTCTTGCTGGAAGGGTAAAGTCTGTAGGAGATGAAATAGCTTACGGAGAGTGGGGAGATTCACCACATTTTTTCAAAAGAAAAAACAGATAA
- the rpsD gene encoding 30S ribosomal protein S4, whose product MARNRQPVLKKCRALGIDPVVLGVNKSSKRGPRPNANRKPTEYAIQLREKQKAKFIYSVMEKQFRKLYAEANRRDGVTGLNLIQYLERRLDNVVYRLGIAKTRRQARQVVSHGHVAVNGRKVNIASYRVKVGDVISVIENSKNVEIIKSAVEASNAPSWLEVDKASFTGKVLQNPTKDDLDFELNEALIVEFYSR is encoded by the coding sequence ATGGCAAGAAATAGACAGCCCGTTTTAAAGAAATGTAGAGCTCTTGGTATAGATCCAGTTGTTTTAGGAGTAAACAAATCTTCTAAGAGAGGACCTAGACCAAATGCAAATAGAAAACCAACTGAGTATGCTATTCAGTTGAGAGAAAAACAGAAAGCAAAATTCATATATAGTGTAATGGAAAAGCAGTTCAGAAAACTATATGCTGAAGCAAACAGAAGAGATGGGGTTACAGGTCTTAACCTGATACAGTACCTTGAAAGAAGACTTGACAACGTAGTTTACAGACTTGGTATAGCTAAGACTAGAAGACAAGCGAGACAAGTAGTTTCTCATGGACATGTAGCTGTAAATGGAAGAAAAGTAAACATCGCATCTTACAGAGTAAAAGTTGGAGACGTAATATCTGTAATTGAAAACTCTAAAAATGTTGAGATAATCAAGAGTGCTGTAGAAGCCTCAAATGCTCCATCTTGGTTAGAAGTAGATAAAGCTAGTTTTACAGGGAAAGTATTACAAAACCCTACAAAGGACGACTTAGATTTTGAATTAAACGAAGCTTTGATCGTTGAGTTCTACTCTAGATAA
- a CDS encoding DNA-directed RNA polymerase subunit alpha, whose amino-acid sequence MLKIEKHSRSINISEVKESDFKAEYIVEPLYRGYGHTIGNALRRVLLSSIPGAAIKGIRIDGVLNEFSIIEGVKEAVTDIILNVKEVIVKTETSGEKRMTLSVQGPKIVTAADINPDSELEIINPDQVICTITTEKEINMEFLVDTGEGFVVAEDIERKDWSVDYITIDAIYTPIKRVSYSVEDTMVGRMTDFDKLTLNVETDGSIVIRDAISYAVELLRLHFDPFLDIGNGMENLRGDLEEEEVEEVDSSKDEDVLNLKIEELDLTVRSFNCLKKAGIEEVGQLAILSLNELLKIKNLGRKSLDEILDKMKELGFDLSQNGSSE is encoded by the coding sequence ATGTTAAAAATTGAAAAACATTCAAGAAGTATCAATATTTCCGAAGTTAAAGAAAGTGACTTTAAGGCTGAATACATTGTTGAGCCACTATATAGAGGTTATGGACATACAATTGGAAATGCCCTGAGAAGAGTTTTATTGTCTTCAATTCCAGGAGCGGCTATAAAAGGAATAAGAATAGACGGAGTGTTAAATGAGTTCTCGATCATAGAGGGAGTAAAAGAAGCAGTTACTGACATAATACTTAATGTAAAAGAGGTAATTGTAAAAACTGAAACTTCTGGTGAAAAAAGAATGACTCTTTCTGTTCAAGGTCCAAAAATAGTTACAGCAGCAGATATTAACCCTGATTCTGAATTGGAAATCATAAATCCAGACCAGGTTATCTGCACTATAACTACAGAAAAAGAGATAAACATGGAATTTCTTGTGGATACAGGTGAAGGTTTTGTTGTAGCAGAGGATATCGAGAGAAAAGATTGGTCTGTAGACTATATAACTATAGATGCAATATACACTCCGATAAAGAGAGTTTCTTACAGCGTAGAAGATACTATGGTTGGAAGAATGACTGACTTCGATAAACTGACTCTAAATGTTGAAACTGATGGAAGTATTGTTATAAGAGATGCTATCTCTTATGCAGTAGAACTTCTGAGATTACACTTTGATCCATTCCTAGATATAGGAAACGGAATGGAGAATTTAAGAGGAGATCTAGAGGAAGAAGAAGTAGAAGAAGTTGATTCTTCTAAAGATGAAGATGTTCTTAACTTAAAGATAGAAGAGCTTGACTTAACAGTAAGATCATTTAACTGTCTAAAGAAAGCTGGTATCGAGGAAGTAGGGCAACTAGCTATACTATCTCTTAATGAACTTCTAAAAATTAAGAACCTTGGAAGAAAATCTCTAGATGAGATTCTCGATAAAATGAAGGAATTAGGATTCGATTTATCGCAGAATGGATCTTCTGAATAA
- the pncA gene encoding bifunctional nicotinamidase/pyrazinamidase, with the protein MNKALLIVDVQNDFCEGGSLEVKNSLNIIPVINKLIDRFKKQSWPVIATKDWHPSNHRSFASVSGGKVGELGELNGLPQIWWPDHCVQGTKGAKLHPDLKSVDFVIHKGSNPEVDSYSGFFSASGEATTLEGLLKKQKIDTLYIAGLATDYCVKFTVLDALSLGYKVIVIKDGCQGVNLNPEDSQLAFSEMMEKGAIILSSTKIEI; encoded by the coding sequence ATGAATAAAGCACTTTTGATTGTTGACGTTCAAAATGATTTTTGTGAAGGAGGTAGTTTAGAGGTAAAAAATTCTTTAAATATTATTCCTGTTATCAATAAATTAATTGATAGATTCAAAAAACAATCATGGCCTGTTATAGCTACAAAAGATTGGCACCCATCTAACCACAGAAGCTTTGCCTCAGTTTCGGGAGGTAAAGTCGGCGAATTGGGGGAATTGAATGGATTACCGCAAATATGGTGGCCCGATCACTGTGTTCAGGGAACCAAAGGTGCAAAACTTCATCCTGATTTAAAATCAGTAGACTTCGTTATACATAAAGGTTCTAATCCTGAAGTGGATTCTTACAGCGGCTTTTTTAGTGCTTCAGGAGAGGCTACCACTTTAGAAGGTCTTCTGAAAAAACAAAAGATTGATACACTCTACATAGCTGGATTGGCTACTGATTACTGCGTTAAATTTACAGTTCTAGATGCCTTGTCACTAGGATATAAAGTTATTGTAATAAAAGATGGATGTCAGGGAGTAAACCTAAACCCAGAAGATTCCCAACTGGCCTTTTCTGAAATGATGGAAAAGGGGGCTATAATTCTCTCTAGCACAAAAATTGAAATTTAA
- the map gene encoding type I methionyl aminopeptidase, whose protein sequence is MIVYKTIDEIKKIKEANQIIARLYEEILPKHIKAGISTLEINKIIDDYIRSQGAFPASIGVGGPENPFPAGSCISVNEEVVHGIPRADKILMDGDIVSIDVVTELNGFYGDSAITFPVGEVDEESKKLLEVTKKSREIGIEMAVVGNRLGDVGNAIQKFVESNGFSVVKDFCGHGIGKSMHEDPAIPNFGRKGRGLKIENGMVLAIEPMVNCGSYKVNILGDGWTAVTKDGKRSAHFEHSIAIIEGKPVILSQLD, encoded by the coding sequence ATGATTGTTTATAAAACTATAGATGAAATAAAAAAAATAAAAGAAGCAAATCAGATAATAGCCCGTCTATATGAAGAGATTTTGCCAAAACATATAAAGGCTGGGATTTCTACACTAGAGATAAATAAAATCATAGATGATTATATAAGATCTCAGGGAGCTTTTCCTGCCAGTATAGGGGTTGGGGGACCTGAAAATCCCTTTCCTGCTGGATCATGTATATCAGTAAATGAAGAGGTTGTACATGGAATACCTAGGGCGGACAAGATTTTAATGGACGGAGATATTGTAAGTATAGACGTTGTTACAGAACTAAATGGATTTTATGGAGACTCTGCAATAACCTTTCCTGTGGGGGAAGTAGATGAAGAGTCTAAAAAATTACTTGAAGTTACTAAAAAATCCAGAGAAATAGGTATTGAGATGGCAGTGGTAGGAAACAGACTAGGAGATGTAGGCAACGCCATACAAAAATTTGTAGAGTCTAACGGTTTCTCTGTTGTTAAAGATTTTTGTGGACACGGAATCGGGAAATCTATGCATGAGGACCCTGCTATCCCAAACTTTGGTAGGAAAGGCAGAGGTTTAAAAATAGAAAATGGAATGGTGCTAGCAATTGAGCCCATGGTCAACTGCGGTTCGTATAAAGTGAATATTCTAGGTGACGGATGGACAGCCGTAACCAAAGATGGTAAAAGGTCAGCTCACTTTGAACACTCTATTGCTATAATCGAAGGAAAACCAGTGATTTTGAGTCAATTGGACTAG
- the secY gene encoding preprotein translocase subunit SecY, translating into MTLLERFNEKVNAIGKIPELKQKIIFTLLMFLIARVGTHIPAPGVDIDRLASMTAQNDLLGYINMFSGGAFQRVSIFALGVMPYINASIVVSLLAVIIPKLEEIQKEGESGRNKVTQWTRYLTIVVAMIQGFGVCMWLQSAGLVTTPGFGFVTTTVTTLTAGTVFLMWVGEQISLKGVGNGISLLIFLNVISRMPSTVVQTVQNMKGSKFLIPILVIVAAFAVLTVAGIVVFQLGQRKIPIHYVGRGFSGKGGVAQSTYLPLKLNTAGVMPVIFASVLMMIPSLIVSSLPADMPGRIMLGRLFTQTHPVYLITYAALIMFFSFFYTAIMFDPEKVADNLKQGGGTIPGIRPGEETVVYLENVVTKITWGGAAFLAAVSVLPIAIFSSMGLPVFFGGTGIIIVVGVALDTVQQINAHLVMKEYKGFL; encoded by the coding sequence TTGACTTTGTTAGAAAGATTCAATGAAAAGGTAAATGCCATAGGCAAAATACCTGAGCTGAAACAAAAGATTATCTTCACTCTGTTGATGTTCTTAATAGCCAGAGTAGGGACACATATCCCTGCTCCTGGCGTGGACATTGACAGGTTAGCATCAATGACAGCTCAGAATGACCTTCTTGGCTATATAAATATGTTTTCAGGAGGAGCCTTTCAAAGAGTCTCCATTTTTGCGCTTGGGGTAATGCCTTACATCAATGCATCCATCGTGGTGAGTTTGCTGGCAGTTATTATTCCTAAGCTGGAAGAGATTCAAAAAGAAGGTGAATCAGGGAGAAACAAGGTCACTCAGTGGACTAGGTATCTGACTATTGTAGTTGCAATGATACAGGGATTTGGTGTATGTATGTGGCTTCAATCCGCAGGTCTTGTTACAACTCCAGGCTTTGGATTTGTAACAACTACTGTCACCACACTTACAGCGGGAACTGTGTTTCTTATGTGGGTTGGAGAACAGATATCTCTAAAAGGTGTAGGAAACGGTATTTCACTTCTGATATTCTTAAATGTAATATCTAGAATGCCATCAACAGTTGTACAAACAGTACAAAACATGAAGGGCAGTAAGTTTCTTATTCCAATTCTTGTGATCGTAGCAGCTTTTGCAGTTTTAACTGTCGCTGGAATAGTAGTATTTCAACTGGGACAGAGAAAAATACCTATTCACTATGTGGGAAGAGGATTTAGCGGTAAAGGGGGAGTGGCTCAAAGCACTTACCTTCCATTAAAACTGAATACTGCTGGTGTAATGCCGGTAATCTTTGCTTCAGTACTTATGATGATTCCATCTCTTATAGTAAGTTCGTTACCAGCAGATATGCCTGGAAGAATAATGTTAGGAAGACTATTTACTCAAACTCATCCTGTTTACTTAATAACTTATGCAGCTTTGATTATGTTTTTCTCATTTTTCTATACTGCCATCATGTTTGATCCTGAGAAAGTTGCTGACAACTTGAAACAGGGCGGAGGAACTATCCCAGGAATAAGACCTGGAGAAGAGACAGTTGTATACTTGGAAAATGTTGTCACAAAGATTACCTGGGGAGGAGCAGCATTTCTTGCTGCAGTGTCAGTGTTACCTATAGCGATATTCAGTTCAATGGGACTTCCTGTATTTTTCGGAGGAACTGGTATCATAATAGTTGTGGGAGTTGCACTTGATACTGTACAACAGATAAATGCTCACCTTGTAATGAAGGAATATAAAGGTTTTTTATAA
- the rplF gene encoding 50S ribosomal protein L6 has translation MSRVGRKPILVPAGVEITVNEDNQVAVKGPKGTLTNEFSKELTIKIENNEVVVERPNDLPQTRALHGTTRALINNMVLGVSQGFRKTLNLVGVGYRAAAKGKGLELSLGYSHPVLINEVEGITFTVEKNTVIHIDGIEKQVVGQIASEIRSKRAPEPYKGKGVKYSDEVVRRKEGKKS, from the coding sequence ATGTCAAGAGTAGGTAGAAAACCTATTTTAGTGCCTGCTGGTGTTGAAATTACAGTTAACGAAGACAATCAAGTTGCTGTAAAAGGACCAAAAGGGACTTTAACTAATGAATTTTCAAAAGAATTAACTATAAAAATAGAAAACAACGAAGTCGTTGTAGAAAGACCTAACGATCTTCCACAAACGAGAGCACTCCACGGGACTACGAGAGCCCTTATCAATAACATGGTATTAGGAGTAAGCCAAGGCTTCAGAAAAACTCTTAACCTAGTAGGTGTAGGTTACAGAGCTGCAGCAAAAGGAAAAGGACTAGAGTTATCTTTAGGATATTCTCACCCAGTTCTTATCAACGAAGTTGAAGGAATAACATTTACTGTAGAAAAAAATACAGTTATTCATATAGACGGAATTGAAAAACAGGTAGTCGGGCAGATTGCTTCTGAGATCAGATCAAAGAGAGCTCCTGAGCCATATAAAGGAAAAGGTGTTAAGTACTCGGACGAGGTTGTTAGAAGAAAAGAAGGAAAAAAATCGTAA
- the infA gene encoding translation initiation factor IF-1 — translation MSKKDVIELEGTVLESLPNAMFKIELENGHVILGHISGKMRMHYIKILPGDKVTVQISPYDLSRGRIVYRKKS, via the coding sequence ATGTCGAAAAAAGATGTCATTGAATTAGAAGGTACGGTTCTAGAATCTCTACCAAACGCTATGTTTAAGATAGAGCTAGAAAACGGCCATGTAATTCTAGGTCACATCTCTGGGAAGATGAGAATGCATTACATAAAAATCTTACCTGGGGACAAAGTAACAGTACAAATCTCACCTTATGATTTATCAAGAGGTAGAATAGTATACAGGAAGAAATCATAA
- the rplO gene encoding 50S ribosomal protein L15, translated as MKLNELKPSVPRKDRKRIGRGESSGTGKTGGKGHNGQKSRSGSYVHVGFEGGQMPLIRRVPKRGFSNSLFRKDYAVVNLDTLNRFEEGSVVTPEALKEAGIVKKMMAGLKVLGKGSLEKKLTVKAHKISASAKEAIEAQGGVVEIIEVKTFADIAGNNK; from the coding sequence ATGAAATTAAACGAATTGAAGCCTTCTGTACCTAGAAAAGACAGGAAAAGAATCGGAAGAGGAGAGTCTTCTGGTACTGGTAAAACTGGAGGTAAAGGACATAACGGACAGAAGTCAAGATCAGGTTCTTATGTTCACGTTGGATTTGAAGGTGGACAAATGCCTTTAATCAGAAGAGTGCCTAAGAGAGGATTCTCTAACTCGCTTTTCAGAAAAGATTATGCAGTTGTTAATCTTGATACTTTAAACAGATTTGAAGAAGGATCTGTTGTGACTCCAGAAGCTTTAAAAGAAGCTGGAATCGTTAAAAAAATGATGGCTGGTCTAAAAGTTCTTGGAAAGGGATCTTTAGAGAAAAAGCTTACGGTAAAAGCTCATAAAATTTCTGCATCTGCTAAAGAAGCTATCGAAGCTCAAGGTGGAGTAGTAGAAATCATAGAAGTTAAGACTTTTGCTGACATCGCTGGAAATAACAAGTAG
- the rpmD gene encoding 50S ribosomal protein L30, producing the protein MAKLRIKLVKSMIGRKPNHIATVKSLGLKKINNVVELEATPDIVGKVHLVSYLLNVEEV; encoded by the coding sequence ATGGCAAAGCTTAGAATTAAGCTTGTAAAAAGCATGATCGGAAGAAAGCCTAACCATATAGCAACTGTAAAGTCGCTAGGGCTTAAGAAGATAAATAATGTTGTAGAACTAGAAGCAACACCTGATATTGTAGGGAAAGTTCATTTAGTATCTTACCTACTCAATGTAGAGGAGGTGTAA
- the rpmJ gene encoding 50S ribosomal protein L36, with protein MKVRASIKKICEKCKVIKRHGKIRCICDNPKHKQVQG; from the coding sequence ATGAAAGTAAGAGCATCTATAAAGAAAATTTGTGAAAAATGCAAAGTTATCAAAAGACATGGAAAAATCAGATGTATCTGCGACAATCCAAAACATAAACAAGTTCAAGGATAA
- the rplQ gene encoding 50S ribosomal protein L17 — protein sequence MNHNKSYRKLGRRADHRKAMLMNLTISLLREERLETTVTRAKELRKFAERMVTLGKKGDLSARRRAFAFLRDDAAVAKLFAELGPKYAERNGGYTRIIRTTVRRGDSAEMAIIELV from the coding sequence ATGAACCATAATAAATCATATAGAAAGTTAGGTAGAAGAGCAGACCACAGAAAAGCTATGCTTATGAACTTAACTATATCTTTATTAAGAGAAGAAAGATTAGAAACTACAGTTACTAGAGCTAAAGAATTAAGAAAGTTTGCTGAGAGAATGGTAACTCTTGGTAAAAAAGGAGATCTTTCTGCTAGAAGAAGAGCTTTTGCTTTCTTAAGAGATGATGCAGCTGTAGCAAAATTATTTGCTGAACTTGGACCAAAATACGCTGAAAGAAACGGTGGATATACTAGAATCATCAGAACTACTGTAAGAAGAGGCGATTCAGCAGAAATGGCAATTATTGAACTAGTATAA
- the rpsH gene encoding 30S ribosomal protein S8 has translation MYLTDPIADMLTRVRNANAVMHEKADVPHSNAKERIAEILKEEGYISNFKVITDGNKKNIRVYLRYSGKERIIKGIKRISKPGRRVYSSVEEMPRVLSGLGIAIVSTSKGIITDKVARRENVGGEVLAFVW, from the coding sequence ATGTATTTAACAGATCCAATCGCTGATATGTTAACAAGAGTAAGAAATGCCAATGCAGTAATGCATGAAAAGGCAGATGTTCCTCACTCGAATGCAAAAGAAAGAATCGCTGAGATTCTTAAAGAAGAAGGATATATTTCTAACTTCAAAGTAATAACTGATGGAAATAAAAAGAATATCAGAGTTTATCTTAGATATTCTGGAAAAGAAAGAATTATTAAAGGAATTAAGAGAATTTCTAAGCCTGGAAGAAGAGTTTACTCTTCTGTAGAGGAAATGCCAAGAGTATTGTCTGGTTTAGGAATCGCCATAGTTTCTACTTCTAAGGGAATTATCACTGATAAAGTCGCTAGAAGAGAAAACGTAGGTGGAGAAGTACTTGCATTCGTTTGGTAA
- the rplR gene encoding 50S ribosomal protein L18: MFKKVDRQAVRKRKQLSIRNKISGTAERPRLSVYRSNENIFAQLIDDVNGTTLVAASTIDKEIKSDVKHGGNVESAVLVGKAIAERATAKGITNIVFDRSGYVYTGRIAALAEAAREAGLKF, translated from the coding sequence TTGTTTAAAAAGGTTGACAGACAAGCTGTAAGAAAAAGAAAACAATTATCTATCAGAAATAAGATTTCTGGTACAGCTGAGAGACCAAGACTTTCTGTATATAGATCTAACGAGAACATCTTTGCTCAACTTATCGATGACGTTAATGGAACTACATTAGTAGCTGCATCAACAATTGATAAAGAGATCAAATCAGATGTTAAACACGGAGGAAATGTTGAATCTGCTGTGTTAGTAGGGAAAGCTATTGCTGAGAGAGCTACGGCTAAAGGAATAACTAACATTGTATTTGACAGATCTGGATATGTATACACAGGAAGGATTGCTGCTCTTGCTGAAGCTGCAAGAGAAGCAGGTCTGAAATTCTAA
- the rpsE gene encoding 30S ribosomal protein S5 → MSKFVNREEKQFEEKILKISRVSKTTKGGRTISFSVLAAVGDENGKVGIGLGKANGVPDAIKKAIAAAKRNMITVSLKGTTIPHEIIGKWGATSIWMAPAHEGTGVIAGSACREILELAGLHNILTKIRGSRTKGNVARATIEGLRELRTAEQIATLRGKEVKDILS, encoded by the coding sequence TTGTCTAAGTTTGTAAATAGAGAAGAAAAACAATTTGAAGAAAAGATACTAAAAATATCTAGAGTTTCTAAAACCACAAAAGGTGGAAGAACTATATCTTTCTCAGTTCTAGCTGCGGTTGGAGATGAGAACGGTAAAGTAGGTATTGGACTAGGAAAAGCTAACGGCGTACCTGATGCAATCAAGAAGGCTATAGCTGCGGCAAAAAGAAATATGATAACAGTATCTCTTAAAGGAACAACTATCCCTCATGAAATCATTGGAAAATGGGGAGCTACTTCAATCTGGATGGCTCCAGCTCATGAAGGTACAGGGGTAATAGCAGGTTCTGCTTGTAGAGAAATTCTAGAGTTGGCAGGTCTACACAACATTCTTACAAAGATCAGAGGATCTAGAACTAAAGGAAATGTTGCAAGAGCGACTATAGAAGGTTTAAGAGAGCTTAGAACAGCTGAGCAAATCGCTACTTTAAGAGGTAAAGAAGTAAAGGATATCTTAAGCTAG
- the rpsM gene encoding 30S ribosomal protein S13, translated as MARIAGVDIPRNKRIEIALTYIYGIGRPTSQKVLKEAGVDFNTRVKDLTEEELNKVRAIIDTVKVEGDLRKDVRLSVKRLMDIRCYRGLRHKMNLPVRGQKSKTNARTVKGPKKPIKR; from the coding sequence TTGGCTAGAATAGCAGGAGTAGACATTCCTAGAAACAAAAGAATCGAGATAGCTTTAACTTATATTTATGGAATCGGAAGACCAACTTCTCAGAAAGTTTTGAAAGAAGCTGGAGTAGATTTCAATACTAGAGTAAAAGACTTGACTGAGGAAGAGTTGAACAAAGTAAGAGCTATAATTGACACAGTAAAAGTAGAAGGGGACCTTAGAAAGGACGTAAGACTTTCAGTAAAAAGACTTATGGACATCAGGTGCTATAGAGGTCTTAGACATAAGATGAATCTTCCAGTAAGAGGACAAAAGTCAAAGACAAATGCTAGAACAGTAAAAGGTCCAAAGAAACCTATCAAGAGATAG